The Desulfuromonas sp. TF nucleotide sequence AGGAGGCGAAAGCGGGGCTGGCGGAGGGAGGAATTCCGGTAGGGTCGGTGCTCGTCCACAACGGACAAATCATCGGACGCGGCCGAAACCGTCGGGTCCAGTGCGGGAGCGCCATCCTCCACGGGGAGACGGACGCCATCGAGAGCGCCGATCGGCAGCCGGCGGCGATCTACCGCCAGTGCACCATCTACACCACCCTTTCCCCGTGCGCCATGTGCAGCGAGGCGATTCTTCTGTTCGGCACAGTCTCGTCGGCTGAAATGAGACCCAACTCAAGGTTCGTCTGTTTGCAAAATTCTTCTGATCCTAAGCCTCTCTGCATATGGTTAATTTTTGCAGTAGTCGGTCTAGTTGCGTCCATTCTTCGGAGGTGATTTCA carries:
- a CDS encoding nucleoside deaminase produces the protein MDEYMRAALEEAKAGLAEGGIPVGSVLVHNGQIIGRGRNRRVQCGSAILHGETDAIESADRQPAAIYRQCTIYTTLSPCAMCSEAILLFGTVSSAEMRPNSRFVCLQNSSDPKPLCIWLIFAVVGLVASILRR